The window GCGACCTGTGGTTCCTGAGCGCTAACGATAGCCATAAAAATGCAGATATTAAATCCGACCCACTGGTTCAGTTACTATTTCAGGCATCGCCACATTCCGGCTTTTTAAGTGTATATGGAATTGCTGAAATAAGCGAAGACAAAGCTATGATCGATACACTATGGGACCCGCTATTAAAAGTATGGTTTACCGAAGGTAAAGACGACCTGCGCATCAGTGTAATAAAGGTATCGCCTACCCAGGGTTACTATTGGGATAACAAACATGGCAATGCCATCGCCTTTGTTAAAATGATAGCCGGTGCTATTACCGGTAAAACGCTTGATGATTCGATTGAAGGAAAACTGGTAGATGAGTAATGCAGCCAAGCGTATAGGCGATGAGTTAACTTATGGATCAACAAATGTTATATTAGTGCATATTTAACCCGCTGCTATGACAAAGGCTATCCCGGTATTCCGTGTATTCGATTATAAAAAAACCATAGAGTTTTATGTAGACTGGCTGGGTTTTACCATCAACTGGGAACATAAGCCAGAGGGTAGCCCATTTTATATGCAGGTAAGTATTCGCGGCGTGGCTATCGATCTGTCCGAGCACCACGGCGAATGTTCGCCCGGTGCTAAAGTAATACTGAATGATTTTGAAGGTTTAACAGCTTACCATAAACTGATTAGCGAAAAAGACTTCAAGTATATGAACCCGGGCCTTGAACGCACTGAATGGGATATAGAAACTATTACTACTACAGTGATAGATCCATTTATGAATCAAATTATATTTACCGAACGGGTTGGGAAGTAACTATATCCCCGCTTTCTCCAACTCTTCAGCCATTTGCTGCTGCAGCTTCAATGCTTCGGCACGTGCGGCTTCGGCAAAATCTTCACCGCTGGATGCGTAAATAATAGACCTCGAGGAATTAACAAGCAAACCGCAGTCCTTAGTCATACCGTATTTACACACATCTTCCAGGCTACCGCCCTGCGCCCCTACACCTGGCACCAATAAAAAGTTATCGGGCGCGTAAGCGCGAATGTTGGTAAACTCTGTGCTTTTGGTAGCGCCAACTACATACATTATCCTATCGGCGCCAGCCCAGGTATTGGCTTTCTTAATAATAGTTTCATACAGGTATCCACCTTCTGTTTCAAGGTATTGAAAATCCTTGCTGCCTACGGATGATGTCAACGCCAGAATAATTACCCATTTACCTTCATAAGCCAAATAGGGTTTCACACTGTCGTTACCCATATAGGGGGTTATCGTAATAGCATCAAAGTTCATTCCCGAAGTGCTTTCATCAAAAAATGCGCGCGCGTATTTGTCTGATGTATTACCGATATCGCCGCGTTTGGCGTCGATAATATTCAAGGTATCCTTTGGTAGGTATTTACAGGTATCTATTAATGCCTGCAGCCCTTTTATGCCATAGCTTTCAAAAAAAGCCGAATTAGGTTTATAAGCCACGCACAAATCGCGGGTAGCGTCAATAATCCGTTTGTTAAACTCAAATATAGGTTCGGGGTAGCTTTTTAAAAAGTCGGGTAGCTTATCAAGGTCGGGGTCTAAACCCACACATAAAAACGATCTTTTCTTTTTAATCTCAGCAATAAGTTGTTCCCGGGAAAGCATGCAGTAGTAATATAAGATGTATTTTGATTGTAAAAAAACTAAAAATTACCCTAACTGTTATGCATTTGAGAGATATTTTTTGAAAAAGTTTGAAATACTAATTTTTATTAATTAAAATTGCAGCGTTATCCTTTGAATTTTTCTTGCACCAAAGAAACAATTTAAAATTCCAACGTATTTTACTAATAAAAAAATTACAAGAGTTTCGGTTTCGTTTTGTGTGTTGGTTAACAAATTCTCTCAATATTAAAAATCCTTTTGATTTATAAATTCACCCCATGTCTGACAATACTATTGAATTGAACGATAAACTCGTTTCAGAACTACGCGATATGGCAAAAGCTTTGGGCGTTGCCGAAGCAGATGACCTACGCAAACCACAATTAATTACCCGCATTGTAGAGCAACAGCAGCTAATTGAAGCTGCCAGGATGCAACAGAGCGTTTTGGCCAGCAATTACGCTCCGATAGGTGAAGAACAACCGGCTGCTGAAGCTGAAGATAAACCACGTAAAAGAACCCGTGTTATAAAAGCCAAATCATCAACCACACCACGTGTTGATGTACCTTTGGATGATACAAACCTGTTTAACCAGGATGAAGAAGACGACAATCAGTCGTTTACCGAAGACGAAGCACCTGCTGCCAGCGAAGAGGCGCCACAGGTAATTACAGGTGATGACCAGGACGACCAGCCTTCAAAGCCGGAAGAACGCCCTGCTGAACGCGCGCCCAAATTTGATCGCCGCGCTAATCAGGCAAACCAGCAACAAAACAAAAAAGAAGAAGTTAATCTTGATTTCGACAATGTAATTGTTAATGAAGGCGTACTGGAAATTATGCCTGATGGTTACGGATTCCTGCGCTCTTCTGACTATAATTACCTTACTTCGCCCGATGATATTTATGTATCCCAATCGCAAATAAAATTATTCGGCTTAAAAACCGGTGATACTGTGCGCGGCAGCATCCGTCCGCCAAAAGAAGGTGAAAAATACTTCCCGCTGGTACGGGTGGAAGCCATTAATGGTCGTGTACCCGCTGAAGTGCGTGACCGTGTACCTTTTGACCACTTAACACCTTTATTCCCATCAGA of the Mucilaginibacter boryungensis genome contains:
- a CDS encoding pyridoxamine 5'-phosphate oxidase family protein, whose product is MDSINQQQPEDNFKNLEGNDAWKKLKELAEKAESCFFCTNIKTGLPFNTRPMSPQRIDDNGDLWFLSANDSHKNADIKSDPLVQLLFQASPHSGFLSVYGIAEISEDKAMIDTLWDPLLKVWFTEGKDDLRISVIKVSPTQGYYWDNKHGNAIAFVKMIAGAITGKTLDDSIEGKLVDE
- a CDS encoding glyoxalase superfamily protein; amino-acid sequence: MTKAIPVFRVFDYKKTIEFYVDWLGFTINWEHKPEGSPFYMQVSIRGVAIDLSEHHGECSPGAKVILNDFEGLTAYHKLISEKDFKYMNPGLERTEWDIETITTTVIDPFMNQIIFTERVGK
- the pyrF gene encoding orotidine-5'-phosphate decarboxylase translates to MLSREQLIAEIKKKRSFLCVGLDPDLDKLPDFLKSYPEPIFEFNKRIIDATRDLCVAYKPNSAFFESYGIKGLQALIDTCKYLPKDTLNIIDAKRGDIGNTSDKYARAFFDESTSGMNFDAITITPYMGNDSVKPYLAYEGKWVIILALTSSVGSKDFQYLETEGGYLYETIIKKANTWAGADRIMYVVGATKSTEFTNIRAYAPDNFLLVPGVGAQGGSLEDVCKYGMTKDCGLLVNSSRSIIYASSGEDFAEAARAEALKLQQQMAEELEKAGI
- the rho gene encoding transcription termination factor Rho; the protein is MSDNTIELNDKLVSELRDMAKALGVAEADDLRKPQLITRIVEQQQLIEAARMQQSVLASNYAPIGEEQPAAEAEDKPRKRTRVIKAKSSTTPRVDVPLDDTNLFNQDEEDDNQSFTEDEAPAASEEAPQVITGDDQDDQPSKPEERPAERAPKFDRRANQANQQQNKKEEVNLDFDNVIVNEGVLEIMPDGYGFLRSSDYNYLTSPDDIYVSQSQIKLFGLKTGDTVRGSIRPPKEGEKYFPLVRVEAINGRVPAEVRDRVPFDHLTPLFPSEKLSLFTDPGNYSTRIMDLFSPIGKGQRGLIVAQPKTGKTMLLKDVANAIAKNHPEVYLIILLIDERPEEVTDMARSVRAEVIASTFDEPAERHVKIANIVLEKAKRMVECGHDVVILLDSITRLARAYNTVAPASGKILSGGVDANALHKPKRFFGAARNIEDGGSLTIIATALTETGSKMDEVIFEEFKGTGNMELQLDRKLSNKRIFPAIDLTASSTRRDDLLLDRDTLQRIWILRNHLADMNSQESMEFLQTQIRGTKTNEEFLISMNS